A DNA window from Leopardus geoffroyi isolate Oge1 chromosome A1, O.geoffroyi_Oge1_pat1.0, whole genome shotgun sequence contains the following coding sequences:
- the WNT8A gene encoding protein Wnt-8a — protein sequence MGDLFMLRVAVGICYATFSASAWSVNNFLITGPKAYLTYTTSVALGAQSGIEECKFQFAWERWNCPENALQLSTHNRLRSATRETSFIHAISSAGVMYTITKNCSMGDFENCGCDESKNGKTGGHGWIWGGCSDNVEFGERISKLFVDSLEKGKDARALMNLHNNRAGRLAVRAIMKRTCKCHGISGSCSIQTCWLQLADFREMGDYLKAKYERALKIEMDKRQLRAGNSAEGHWAPTEGFLPSAEAELIFLEESPDYCTRNSSLGIYGTEGRECLQNSHNTSRWEQRSCGRLCTECGLQVEERRTEAISSCNCKFQWCCTVRCDQCRHVVNKYYCTSSPGSA from the exons ATGGGAGACCTGTTTATGCTCAGGGTGGCTGTTGGCATATGTTATGCCACCTTCAGTGCCTCTGCCTG GTCAGTGAACAATTTCCTGATAACAGGCCCTAAG GCCTATCTGACCTACACTACTAGTGTGGCCCTGGGTGCCCAGAGTGGCATTGAGGAGTGTAAGTTCCAATTTGCTTGGGAACGCTGGAACTGCCCGGAAAATGCTCTCCAGCTGTCCACTCACAACAGGTTGAGAAGTG ccaCCAGGGAGACTTCCTTCATTCATGCGATCAGCTCTGCTGGAGTCATGTACACCATCACCAAGAACTGTAGCATGGGTGACTTTGAAAACTGTGGCTGTGATGAGTCAAAAAACGGAAAAACAG GAGGTCATGGCTGGATCTGGGGAGGCTGCAGCGACAATGTGGAATTTGGGGAAAGGATCTCCAAACTCTTTGTGGACAGCCTGGAAAAGGGAAAGGATGCCAGAGCCCTGATGAATCTTCACAACAATAGGGCAGGCAGGCTG gcAGTGAGAGCCATTATGAAAAGGACCTGCAAATGTCATGGCATCTCTGGAAGCTGCAGTATCCAGACATGCTGGCTGCAGCTGGCTGACTTCCGGGAGATGGGAGACTACCTGAAGGCCAAGTACGAACGGGCCCTGAAAATCGAGATGGATAAGCGGCAGTTAAGGGCTGGGAACAGTGCTGAGGGCCACTGGGCACCCACTGAGGGATTCCTTCCTAGTGCAGAGGCTGAGCTGATCTTTTTGGAGGAATCACCAGATTACTGTACCCGCAATTCCAGCCTGGGCATCTATGGCACAGAAGGTCGGGAGTGTCTGCAGAATAGCCACAACACATCCAGGTGGGAGCAACGCAGCTGTGGGCGCTTGTGCACCGAGTGTGGCCTGCAGGTGGAGGAGAGAAGAACTGAGGCTATCAGCAGCTGTAACTGCAAATTCCAGTGGTGTTGCACAGTCAGGTGTGACCAGTGTAGGCATGTGGTAAACAAGTACTACTGCACAAGCTCCCCAGGCAGTGCTTGA